The DNA region CAAGGCGCTTCGCGCTGTGCAACGCCGGGGCTGTGAGGGTGTGTGTGTCGGCCTCTCACGACGCGCGCGGAGCGCGCCTTGGAGTGCGCAAGCTCGCTTGCGCCTTCCAGACCGGCGGGCACCCAAAGACAAGGCAGGCGGGATGCCTGCGGTACGAAGAAGACCTGCAGGACGCGGTTCCGTACCGCAGGCGTCCCGCCTGCCTTGTCTTCTTCCCGGCGTGCAAATTTCGGATGCCCTTTCAGGGCAAGAAGTGCTTTGGGACGTGCAACCCAGGGCAGGCCTGGCCCTTCGGGCGGCGGCCTGGCCTGGGCTATATGCGGATGTCCCGTTGGGACAACAAAGACAAAAGCGCATGACCGAGGACCGCTCATGCCGCTGGTGGCCACTTCTCGAGGGGCATTTCAGTGCGGTTGCCCTGAGCCATTTCTTGGCCACCGCCCCCCGCAGTATCGGTTTCCCAGCCATTCACCCGAATCAGAAAGCCCAGAAGCAAACCTTGTGCGCCGACGCATCGCCATTTCTTCGGGGAAGCCCTGTCTACCCCTCGAACGGGTGATCCTTTCGGAAATCGGGCAGGTAGGTTTCCTGGCTTTCCATCTCCTGGACCAGCAGGTGCTCGAATCCGAGGGAGACCGCGTAGTCCACCACCTCGTTGTACTCCCTGGGGGCGAGGGGGCGGGCGATCTCGGCGTGCTCCGCCGCGCGGTGGCGGGGGGTGTACTGGCTCATGAGGCCCAGGGTGATGTCCGTCATGCCCTCGTCGTGGAGCCACAGCAGCATGTCGTAGGTGCCCGAGACGTTTTCCGGCAGCACGAGATGGCGCAGGATCACCCCGCCGAGGGCTTTCCCATCGCTGTCCACCCGCAGCGGCCCGGCCGCGCGCCACATGGCCCGCAGGGCCGCCCGCGCCGTCTCCGGATAGTCCGCCGTGCCGGAGTACCGCCGCGCGGGCTCCGGGTCCATGTACTTCAGGTCCGGCAGCCAGACGTCCACCACGTCCGCCAGCGCCTCCACCAGTTCCACGGCGTCGTAGCCGTTGGTGTTGTAGACCAGCGGCGCGTCCAGGCCCGCCGCATACGCCTCCCGCAGGGCCTCCAGAATGGGCAGGATGCACTGCGTGGGGGTGACCAGGTTGATGTTCTCGGCGCCCTCCGCCCTCAGGTCCAGAAAGGCCCGGGCGAGTTCGGCCACCGTGTGTTCCGCGCCGTCGCCCGCCTGGCTGATCTGGTGGTTCTGGCAGAAGACGCAGCGCAGGCTGCAATGGGAGAAGAAGACCGTGCCGGACCCGCCGCGCCCGACCAGCATCGGCTCCTCGCCGAAGTGGCGGACGGCGGCGGCATACCGGACATGGCCGGGCGCGGAGGACGCGCGGCAGGCACCCGTGCCGCCGGCGGTCCGCGCGGCGCCGCAGGCGCGCCCGCAGGCGCGGCACTCCTGAACGAGGTCCCGCACTTTCGGCAGGGCCCCGTTCACGCGCCGCAGTTTCTGTTCCGGATCCATCCGTGCCATGGGGTGCGCGCCGGCCGCGTCAGACGCGGTCGAGGGCCTCGGCGAGGTCCGCAATCAGGTCGTCGGGATGTTCCAGGCCGACGGAGATGCGGATGAGGTCCTCCGTGATGCCCGCGCCGAGCCGCGCCTCGGGCGGCATGGAGAGGTGGGTCATGGTCCAGGGGTGCTCGATGAGGGACTCCACGCCCCCCAGCGACTCCGCCAGCGTGAACAGGCGGACCGCCTCCAGGAGCCTGCGGGCCGCCCCGCCGCCGCCGTCCACGCGGAACGAGAAGACCCCGCTGCATCCGGTCATCTGGCGTTTGGCCAGGTCATGCTGCGGGTGGCTTTCCAGCCAGGGATGCAGCACGGCGGACACCTTGGGGTGGGCCTCCAGGAAACGGGCGACGGCCAGGGCGTTGCGGTGGTGCGCCTCCATGCGCAGCGGAAGAGTCTTCACGCCGCGCAGCACGAGGAAGCAGTCGAAGGGGGACTCGGCCGTTCCGAGGGTGTTTTGCAGCAGGGCGACGCGCTGTCCAAGCGCCTCGTCGCGCGTGACCAGGGCGCCGCCGACCACGTCGGAGTGGCCGTTGATGTACTTCGTCGTGGAGTGCAGGACGATGTCAATGCCCAGGTCCAGAGGCCGCTGGAAGTAAGGGGAGAGGAAGGTGTTGTCGCAGAGCGTAAGCACCCCGCGCTCCCGGGCGATGCCGGCGATGGCCGCCAGATCCAGCAGGTTCATCATGGGGTTGGTGGGCGTCTCGGTCCAGATGAGCCGCGTCTCGGGGCGGATGGCGGCGCGCAGGCGGTCCGGGTCGCGCAGGTTCACGAACTCCGCACGGATGCCGTGGCTGGCGGCGAAGGTGGTCATGAGGCGGTACGTGCCGCCGTAGAGGTCATCGTGGACGATCACATGGTCCCCGGCGGAGAGCAGGCCCAGGGCCGTCGCCTCGGCCGCCATGCCCGTGCAGAAGGCGAAGCCCCGGACACCGCCCTCCAGTTGGGCGAGGCAGGCCTCCAGCGCGGCGCGGGTCGGGTTGCCCGAGCGCGTGTAGTCGTAGGTGCCGGGCTCGCCGAATCCCTTGAAGGCGAAGGTGGACACCTGGTAGATGGGTTGCATGACGGCGCCGAAGGCCGGGTCGGGCCCGTGCCCGGCGTGGACGGCCAGTGTTTCAAACTTGATCGGGATGCTCCTGGGGTTGGGGCGGGGTGAACAAAAGCCCCCGGAACCGCCTGCGGGCCGTTCCGGGGGCGGGATGCGTGTCAGAAACTGTCGGACGTGTCCAGGGTTCCCGTCGAGGGGCCGGCTTCGCGGCTCGTGATATGGGGGCCCGTGAGCATGTCGCGGTAGGCCATGCCCGGGCCGACCATCGGGTAGACGAAGGCGTTCTTGTCCGTCATGACCTCCAGGAAGGCGGGGCCCTTGAACTTCACAAAGGCCTCCAGGGTCTCCTGAAGCTCGTCATAGCCGGTGACACGGCGGGCGAACTTGAACCCGTCGGCCTCGGCGGCCTTCACGAAGTCCTTCTGGTGGAGGGCCTTGTCGGTGCCCGAGAAGCGCCCGTCGAAATAGAGGGACTGCCACTGGACCACCATGCCGTCGCCGAGGTTGTTCAGCAGGAGCACCTTCACGGGCACCTCGTAGGTGGTGGCGGTCTCCATTTCGCCGATGTTCATGCGCAGGCTGCCGTCGCCGTCCACGTCAATCACGAGCTTCCCGGGGCAGGCGAACTGCGCGCCGATGGCGGCGGGCAGCCCGAAGCCCATGGTGCCCATGCTGCCCGAGGTCAGCCAGGTGCGGGGCTTGTGGAAGTCCATGTACTGGGCGGTGAACATCTGGTGCTGGCCGACGCCGGTGGTGATGATGGCGTCGCCCTTGGTGATCTTGTTGAGGGCCTCCAGCACGGCCTGCGGCTGGACCAGCCGGCTCTCGCGGTTGAAACCCTGCGGGTGCGCCGCCTTCAGGCGCGCCACATGCTCCAGCCACTTCGTGTTGTCGGGCTTGTGGTCCCTCCCCGCGTCCATCAGGGCGCGCAGCGAGCGGGCCGCGTCGCCGACATGCCGCCAGTCTGCCCGGCGCACCTTGCCGATCTCCGCGGCGTCTATGTCAATGTGGGCGACCACGGCGCTCTTCGCGAACTCGCGGGGCACCCCGGCCACGCGGTCGTCAAAGCGCGCCCCGACGCAGATGAGCATGTCGCAGTCGTCCACGGCGTAGTTGCCGTAAGCCGTGCCGTGCATGCCGAGCATGCCCAGGCACAGCGGGTCCGTCGTGTCCACGGCGCCGATGCCCATGAGGGTCGTCACGGCGGGGATCTGGAACTTCTTCATGAACTTGCGCAGGATTTCCGACGCGCCGGAGACGACGGTGCCGCCGCCCACGTAGAGGAGCGGCCGCTTCGAGCGTTTAAGCAGCCGGAAGAACTCGCGGGAGACCTCCCTGGGCATGTCGGACTCCGTGACCCGCGCAAGGCGCTCCTGGTAGCCCGAAAGCGGCAGCATCCCCTCGCCCTTGAAGACCCCCTGCCAGTTCTGCACGTCCTTGGGCAGGTCCACCACCACGGGGCCGGGGCGGCCGGTGCGCGCGATGAAGAACGCCGTGCGCATGGTCTCCTCGATCTCCGCCTCGTTCTTCACGAGAAAAACGTGCTTGGCGCAGGCGCTCATGATGTTGAAGACCGGGGCCTCCTGGAAGGCGTCCGTGCCGATGGACGGGCGGGCCACCTGGCCGCAGATGAGCACCATCGGGACCGAGTCCGCCATGCAGTCGCGCACGGGTGTGACGCTGTTGGTGGCGGCCGGGCCCGAGGTCACCAGCGAGACCCCGACCTTGCCGCTGGCGCGGGAGTAGCCCGCCGCCATGAACCCGGCGCCCTGCTCGTTCGCGGGGACCACAAGGTTGATGGTGTTTCCGGGGTGCGACCGGTTCCAGCGGAAAACGGCGTCATAGGTGGGAAGGATGGCCCCGCCGCTGTAGCCGAAAATGGTGTCCACCCCCTCGTCCGCCAGCACCTGGATGACCATCTCCGCGCCGGTCATTGGGGCGCCGGCCATCGGGTGGTTTCCTGACTTCCTTGGTGCGTTCATGGTCTTCTAAGGCTCCTGTGTTCCGGTAAGTTCCGGAGGTCTGCTGCTTTCAGGCCCGGGCCGGGGCGGGTTCGGCCCGCCGGGACCCCGGATATGGAAAAGCGCGAGCGCCCGGGTCTGCAACGGCGCTCGCGCTTGCGTTTCCTGTGTCGCGGGGGGCCGGGCGGTTACTCGGCCGGCTCCGCGTCGCGCGCCGCGTCGTCCGCGGGCGTTTCCTCTACGCCTGACACGGGGGTCTCCCCGGCCGCGGCGTCTTCGGACTGTGCGGTTTCGGCCTCCAGCGCGGCGGCCTTGGCGGCCTCTTCCACGCGGTCGGCGGCCTTCGCCGCCTCCACGCGGCTGACGGCCATCATCAGCTCATGCGCCACGTCCTCGAGGCTGCGGCCCGCCTGGATCATGCCGGCGGGCACCGCGCCGCGCATGGCGGCGTTGACATCCACAGAGCCGCCGCTCTTGCCATAGTCGGCCAGGTTGCCCTGCTCGATGTCGCGGTGGTACTCGCGGACGCTCAGGCCGATCTTGCGGTCCACGGGGCTGATGTTGATGACCTTCGCCATCACCTTGTCCCCGACTTTAAGGACCTCCTCGGGCTTCTGCACGCGGTCGCTGGAAAGCTCGCTGACGTGGATCAGCCCCTCAATGCCGTTCATCAGGCGGGCGAAGGCGCCGAAACTGACCAGCTTCGCGATCTCCACCTCGACATGCGCGCCGACCGGAAGGTCCTTGATGACCTCCAGCCAGGGGTCCTGCATGAGCTGCTTGAGCCCCACGCTGATCTTCTCGTTTTCGGGGTCTATGTTCAGCACCTGCACCTCGACCTCCTGGCCCTTCTCCAGCACCTCGACCGGATTCGTGACCTTCTTGGTCCAGGACATGTCGCTGACGTGCAGGAGGGCGTCAATCCCGTCCTCGATCTGCACAAAGGCGCCGTAGTCCGTCAGGTTGCGCACGATGCCCTTGACACTGGAGCCGAGCGGGTATTTCTCCGACAGCTGCTTCCAGGGGTTCGGCTGGGTCTGCTTGATGCCCAGCGCGATCTTCTCCTCCTTGCCGTCAACGCTGAGGATCATCACGAAGACCTCCTCGTCGAGCTGCAGGATCTCGTTGGGGTGGCGCACGCGCCGCGTCCAGCTCATCTCGCTGACGTGGACCATGCCCTCAATGCCGTCCTCAAGCTGCACGAACGCCCCGTACTCCGTCATGCTGACCACGCGGCCGCGCACGATGGAGCCGACCGGGTACCGGTCCTCGGCCGTGATCCAGGGGTTCTCGGACTTCTGCTTCAGGCCCAGGCTGATCCGCTCGGTCTTCGGGTCGAAGGTCAGCACCTTCACCTCGATCTGCTGGCCGACCTGGAGCATCTGCGACGGGTGCTTCACCCGGCCCCAGCTCATGTCGGTCACGTGCAGCAGGCCGTCAATGCCGCCCACGTCCACAAACGCGCCGAAGTCGGTGATGTTCTTCACCTCGCCCTCGATCAGCGCGCCCTCGTGGATCGTCTCCAGCAGCCGGCGCTTCTCGCCCGCCCGCTGCTCTTCGAGCAGCTTGCGGCGGCTCACCACCACATTGCGGCGGCGGCGCGTCAGCTTGATGATCTTAAACTCCATCTTCTCGCCGATGAACTTGTACAGGTCGCCCGTCGGGCGGAAAGTCAGCTGGCTGGCCGGCATGAACGCGTCTATGCCGATGTCCACCTTCAGACCGCCCTTGACACGCCGGGTGATCACGCCCTCGATCACGCCGTCCTGGTCGTACACCGCCTGAACGTGCTCCCAGTTCTTGATGCGGTCCGCCTTGATCTTCGAAAGAATCGGCATCCCCATCTCGTTCTCGGGCTCGTCAATGTAGAAATCGTACTCGCCGCCCACCTCAATCTGGTCGCCCGGCGAGAACTCCGTGCTCGGAACAATCCCCTCGCTCTTGTAGCGGATGTCCACCAGCGCGCGGTCGTCTGTCAGGTCCACCACGCGGCCCCGGACCACTTCGCCTTCGCGGAAATTCTGGGGGGTCTCGCCCAGCAGCGCGTCCATGTTATTGGCCGCCAACTGCTGCTCAAGCTCCTCCGCCAGATCCGGCTGGACGTACGAAACGCCCTGTTTCATCACCTGTTTTTTGCTCATTGCCAACATGCTCCTTTGAAAAAAAATTTACCGCGAAACGCGGCGGGGTGATATTCTATCAAGTGACGCCCGGAGGTGTCAAACTTTGCAGAATCAGGGTTTTTCGACGAACCAGCCCCCGTGTCCGGACGCCGGGAGGGGGGGGCCTTTCCCGCCGGCGCCGGCGGAAGACGGGTTTGTCGGGGATGAAGCACTTTTCGCAGGCATGCGCCGGGAAATGGTGCTCCGCCAGATCGCCGCCCGGGGCGTGCGGGACGGCCGGGTGCTGGCGGCCCTGGGCCGCGTGCCCAGGCACCTCTTTGTGCCGAAAGACCTCGAAGACCGGGCCTACGAGGACCGGCCGCTCCCCATCGGCCACGGACAGACCATCAGCCAGCCCTATATTGTCGCCTGCATGACCGAGCTTGCCGCCCCCGGACCGGAGGACCGCGTCCTGGAAATCGGCACGGGGTCGGGCTACCAGACTGCCGTGCTGGCGCTGCTGGCCCGGGAGGTCCACACGGTGGAGCGCCTTCCCGAGCTGTGTAAGACGGCCCGCGAACGGCTGGCGGCGATGAACATGGCAAATGTGCGGACGTGGCTGCGGGACGGGTCGGCGGGCCTGCCGGAGCATGCGCCGTATGATGCCGTGCTCGTGGCCGCCGGCGCGCCGGACCTCCCGGAGGCGCTGACGGCGCAGGTGGCGGAGGGTGGGCGGATCGTGGCCCCGGTCGGCCCCCCCGAAAGCCAGTGGCTGGTCGACGGCCGCAAAACCGGCGGCGTCCTGCGGCTGCGCCGCGTCTTTGAATGCCGGTTTGTGCCCCTCGTCGGCATCCTCGGGTGGCCCGGGAGCCCCATGGGCGGGCCGTGAAACCTTTCCCCGCAGTCCCGGGTCTGTTACGCTAGGCAATAGCCGCGCCGCTCACCGGCGGTCCCTTGGGGGGGCCGCAGGGGGAGCTGCGGGTGGAACCCAACCTGTTGAAACAAAAGGAGTTGATCATGACCAGGATGTGCGTGCGTTTGCTGATCTGCGGGCTGATGCTGGGGCTGGTGGCCGGGTGCGCCACGACCCCCAAGAAGAGCGATGATGACCTGATCAAGGAGACGGTCGCGACGGTGAAGACGGCCCTCGAGGCCAAGGACATCGAAATGCTGCTGACCACCTTCTCCGAGGACTTCACCCACCCGGAGCTCGCCGGGGGCAAGGAAGAGGCCCGCGAGATGCTGCAGATGGGCGTGGACGCCGGCTATGCCGACGATGGCGAAGTCTCCATCGTGGACATGGAAATCACCAAGAACGACGACGGCACCGCCTCGGTGTACCCGGTTGACCTTTCGGGCCCTCCCGGATCCATCAGTGTCGAGCTGGTCATGAAGAAGGAAGCCGATGTCTGGCGGATTGTCACCGTCAATCCCGACGGCATGTGATAACGACCCGGACGCCCGGGCGGCACACCCGGCCCGGGCGTCTGACCCATCCTCCGAAACCCCGCGCCCCCCGGACGCGGGGTTTTCTTGTTGCTCCGGCGCGCCGGGGGCGGAGGCCAGCACATCAAGGAGGGCCGCCACCGACGGATCGTCCCACTTGGCGGGGCCGGAATGCTTAAGCGCCAGGGCGCCGTTCCGGTCAATGATGAAGGTGGAGGGGACTCCGGAGCCGTATACGGCGGGGAGGGTTCCCTCGTGCCGGTACACGGGGAACGCCGCCGTATACCCCGCAAGCGCCCGGCGCACGTCTTCCTCATCACCCAGCGCCACGGACACAAAGCCGACCTCCGCCCCCCCGGTCCGCTGGAAAAGGGCGTTCAGCCCCTCCAGTTCCGCCAGGCATCCGGGGCAGTTGGGGCTCCAGAAATGAAGGAAGACCGGGCGCCCCCGGAATTCCTCCAGCGTGCCCGCGGTCCCGTCAGGCTTGGCCAGCGACAGGGAGAAGTCGGCCTGCACGCCGAGGGTGACGGGCGGGGGGGCGAGTTTTGCCCGCTTGGCGGCGATGATCTGCTTTTCGAAGATCACGGACGCGGCCAGCACGCCGCCCGCCAGGGCCGCCACGGTGAGCACCGAGCCCGCCAGGCAGCCCCACAGAAAAGGCCGGCGCCGGGAGGGGGCGGGGGAGGGGAGGGGGCGCGTGTCCGGTTCAGTCATCAGTCTTCCGGCTCCTTTTCTTCCCTGTCGCGTTTGTCAAGGCTTTCCAGATAGGCGCGGATGCGGGCTTCGTGGCCCCGGTCGGTCGGGTGGTAGAAGGTTCCCCGGTCCACCCCGTATTCCTGCGGGGTATACCCGCCGGGGAAGTCGTGGGGGTATTTATAGCCCCCGCCGCGGCCCAGCCGCTTCGCGCCCTTGTAATGCGTGTCCCGCAGGTGGTTCGGCGCGTCGGGGGTGCGCTCCTCGCGCACCAAGGCGAGGGCGGCGTCTATGCCGGCGCAGGCGGCGTTGCTCTTGGGCGCGCAGGCGACATGGGTCGCCGCCTGGGCCAGG from Candidatus Hydrogenedentota bacterium includes:
- a CDS encoding 30S ribosomal protein S1, which encodes MLAMSKKQVMKQGVSYVQPDLAEELEQQLAANNMDALLGETPQNFREGEVVRGRVVDLTDDRALVDIRYKSEGIVPSTEFSPGDQIEVGGEYDFYIDEPENEMGMPILSKIKADRIKNWEHVQAVYDQDGVIEGVITRRVKGGLKVDIGIDAFMPASQLTFRPTGDLYKFIGEKMEFKIIKLTRRRRNVVVSRRKLLEEQRAGEKRRLLETIHEGALIEGEVKNITDFGAFVDVGGIDGLLHVTDMSWGRVKHPSQMLQVGQQIEVKVLTFDPKTERISLGLKQKSENPWITAEDRYPVGSIVRGRVVSMTEYGAFVQLEDGIEGMVHVSEMSWTRRVRHPNEILQLDEEVFVMILSVDGKEEKIALGIKQTQPNPWKQLSEKYPLGSSVKGIVRNLTDYGAFVQIEDGIDALLHVSDMSWTKKVTNPVEVLEKGQEVEVQVLNIDPENEKISVGLKQLMQDPWLEVIKDLPVGAHVEVEIAKLVSFGAFARLMNGIEGLIHVSELSSDRVQKPEEVLKVGDKVMAKVINISPVDRKIGLSVREYHRDIEQGNLADYGKSGGSVDVNAAMRGAVPAGMIQAGRSLEDVAHELMMAVSRVEAAKAADRVEEAAKAAALEAETAQSEDAAAGETPVSGVEETPADDAARDAEPAE
- the ilvB gene encoding biosynthetic-type acetolactate synthase large subunit, translating into MTGAEMVIQVLADEGVDTIFGYSGGAILPTYDAVFRWNRSHPGNTINLVVPANEQGAGFMAAGYSRASGKVGVSLVTSGPAATNSVTPVRDCMADSVPMVLICGQVARPSIGTDAFQEAPVFNIMSACAKHVFLVKNEAEIEETMRTAFFIARTGRPGPVVVDLPKDVQNWQGVFKGEGMLPLSGYQERLARVTESDMPREVSREFFRLLKRSKRPLLYVGGGTVVSGASEILRKFMKKFQIPAVTTLMGIGAVDTTDPLCLGMLGMHGTAYGNYAVDDCDMLICVGARFDDRVAGVPREFAKSAVVAHIDIDAAEIGKVRRADWRHVGDAARSLRALMDAGRDHKPDNTKWLEHVARLKAAHPQGFNRESRLVQPQAVLEALNKITKGDAIITTGVGQHQMFTAQYMDFHKPRTWLTSGSMGTMGFGLPAAIGAQFACPGKLVIDVDGDGSLRMNIGEMETATTYEVPVKVLLLNNLGDGMVVQWQSLYFDGRFSGTDKALHQKDFVKAAEADGFKFARRVTGYDELQETLEAFVKFKGPAFLEVMTDKNAFVYPMVGPGMAYRDMLTGPHITSREAGPSTGTLDTSDSF
- a CDS encoding TlpA family protein disulfide reductase, whose translation is MLTVAALAGGVLAASVIFEKQIIAAKRAKLAPPPVTLGVQADFSLSLAKPDGTAGTLEEFRGRPVFLHFWSPNCPGCLAELEGLNALFQRTGGAEVGFVSVALGDEEDVRRALAGYTAAFPVYRHEGTLPAVYGSGVPSTFIIDRNGALALKHSGPAKWDDPSVAALLDVLASAPGAPEQQENPASGGRGVSEDGSDARAGCAARASGSLSHAVGIDGDNPPDIGFLLHDQLDTDGSGRARKVNRVHRGGAVVVLGDFHVHDGDFAIVGIAGVHAHLQHLAGLFLAPGELRVGEVLGEGGQQHFDVLGLEGRLHRRDRLLDQVIIALLGGRGAPGHQPQHQPADQQTHAHPGHDQLLLFQQVGFHPQLPLRPPQGTAGERRGYCLA
- a CDS encoding protein-L-isoaspartate(D-aspartate) O-methyltransferase, producing the protein MVLRQIAARGVRDGRVLAALGRVPRHLFVPKDLEDRAYEDRPLPIGHGQTISQPYIVACMTELAAPGPEDRVLEIGTGSGYQTAVLALLAREVHTVERLPELCKTARERLAAMNMANVRTWLRDGSAGLPEHAPYDAVLVAAGAPDLPEALTAQVAEGGRIVAPVGPPESQWLVDGRKTGGVLRLRRVFECRFVPLVGILGWPGSPMGGP
- a CDS encoding radical SAM protein; this translates as MARMDPEQKLRRVNGALPKVRDLVQECRACGRACGAARTAGGTGACRASSAPGHVRYAAAVRHFGEEPMLVGRGGSGTVFFSHCSLRCVFCQNHQISQAGDGAEHTVAELARAFLDLRAEGAENINLVTPTQCILPILEALREAYAAGLDAPLVYNTNGYDAVELVEALADVVDVWLPDLKYMDPEPARRYSGTADYPETARAALRAMWRAAGPLRVDSDGKALGGVILRHLVLPENVSGTYDMLLWLHDEGMTDITLGLMSQYTPRHRAAEHAEIARPLAPREYNEVVDYAVSLGFEHLLVQEMESQETYLPDFRKDHPFEG
- a CDS encoding PLP-dependent transferase, which produces MKFETLAVHAGHGPDPAFGAVMQPIYQVSTFAFKGFGEPGTYDYTRSGNPTRAALEACLAQLEGGVRGFAFCTGMAAEATALGLLSAGDHVIVHDDLYGGTYRLMTTFAASHGIRAEFVNLRDPDRLRAAIRPETRLIWTETPTNPMMNLLDLAAIAGIARERGVLTLCDNTFLSPYFQRPLDLGIDIVLHSTTKYINGHSDVVGGALVTRDEALGQRVALLQNTLGTAESPFDCFLVLRGVKTLPLRMEAHHRNALAVARFLEAHPKVSAVLHPWLESHPQHDLAKRQMTGCSGVFSFRVDGGGGAARRLLEAVRLFTLAESLGGVESLIEHPWTMTHLSMPPEARLGAGITEDLIRISVGLEHPDDLIADLAEALDRV